The following are encoded together in the Clostridium sp. BJN0013 genome:
- a CDS encoding MarR family winged helix-turn-helix transcriptional regulator has translation MNKPKFSFESPYSDLIRNIALKIKFKSDENINKLGLNSQQGRMISYIYEHQDEGIIQKDLADVFQRRGASITSMLQGLERKGYIERSIPKDDERQKNIYVLEKGAELIEEFNRIFFQVEKSITENLTDDEKECFLSLLIKVNKNL, from the coding sequence ATGAATAAGCCTAAATTTTCATTTGAAAGTCCTTATTCGGATTTGATAAGAAATATTGCTTTAAAAATAAAATTCAAATCTGATGAAAATATAAATAAGTTGGGGTTAAACTCCCAGCAGGGGCGTATGATAAGTTATATATATGAACATCAGGATGAGGGGATAATTCAAAAGGACCTGGCAGATGTTTTCCAGCGCAGAGGAGCGAGTATTACCAGTATGCTTCAGGGATTGGAGAGAAAAGGATATATTGAAAGGAGTATTCCTAAGGATGATGAAAGGCAGAAAAATATCTATGTACTTGAAAAAGGTGCAGAGTTAATAGAAGAATTTAACAGGATATTCTTTCAAGTTGAAAAAAGTATTACTGAAAATTTGACCGATGATGAAAAAGAATGTTTTTTATCTTTACTGATAAAGGTAAACAAAAATTTATAA
- a CDS encoding helix-turn-helix domain-containing protein — protein sequence MKKRNDRINYYAEKSDFEEVYQVLKNNSDKRMYIRYIVILNYLQGYKLNEIAYMNNISSQTVDIYVKKYKLLGLNDLDNGQKFRGSM from the coding sequence ATGAAAAAAAGAAATGATAGAATAAATTATTATGCTGAAAAATCAGATTTTGAAGAAGTTTATCAGGTATTAAAAAATAATTCTGACAAGAGGATGTATATAAGATATATAGTTATTCTTAACTATCTCCAAGGATATAAGCTTAATGAAATTGCTTATATGAACAACATATCTTCTCAAACTGTAGATATTTATGTTAAAAAGTATAAATTGTTGGGATTAAATGATCTTGATAATGGGCAAAAGTTCAGGGGCTCAATGTGA
- a CDS encoding YidC/Oxa1 family membrane protein insertase, whose translation MNIILSILNTALSYFFSITGDYGISIILLTVLVRIILLPMSLKQRKNIYKQQILSQKIEKLKIKYKYNKQKFQQEVKKYYEQNTKNMFGCLVTLLQLPVISSLFIVFNKMPVQVGTVIVPWITNMKMPDNYFIIPIIYTFISLSPNFIPYIPFLKIVKEVQVQKINLVVTSIISLLITFKAPITIGIYLITTGLFSLIEEIVYRFYMKNKCLN comes from the coding sequence ATGAACATTATTTTAAGTATACTAAATACTGCATTAAGTTATTTTTTTAGTATAACAGGAGATTATGGTATAAGCATAATTTTACTTACTGTACTAGTAAGAATTATTTTGCTGCCAATGTCCTTAAAACAAAGGAAGAATATTTATAAGCAGCAGATATTATCTCAAAAAATAGAAAAATTAAAAATAAAATATAAATATAATAAACAGAAATTTCAACAGGAAGTAAAAAAATATTATGAGCAAAATACTAAAAATATGTTTGGATGTCTTGTTACTTTACTACAATTACCTGTAATATCTTCATTGTTTATAGTTTTTAATAAAATGCCAGTACAAGTTGGAACTGTTATTGTTCCTTGGATAACAAACATGAAAATGCCGGATAATTATTTTATTATTCCAATTATTTATACCTTCATTTCTTTAAGTCCAAATTTTATACCATATATACCATTTTTAAAAATAGTTAAAGAAGTACAGGTACAGAAAATAAATCTTGTTGTTACAAGTATTATAAGTCTGTTAATAACATTTAAAGCACCAATAACTATAGGAATTTATTTAATTACTACAGGATTATTCTCATTAATTGAAGAAATAGTATATAGGTTCTATATGAAGAATAAATGCCTGAATTAA
- a CDS encoding DUF5301 domain-containing protein, protein MTKFVTTYSLPILLEEGKKTNTQSVNDVPLAANYDKIKNNNKTYYIYEKNRKYYVEKPYEFIHEITKETYEKLHTLIVSENYYENIKNQLSLDSKKYFLQNTIDNSCILDGDGLVNKGSELANKFISDTEKGKKSSIKIIHQMPDSYSKEILDITEVMYDGENYYGVKYIPTAYYSGTPGFYYKFRFKYIKTFDISIYKFVYLLEDNKVTYDDIYKRGLSRDPKDWVDYHFLYAVEK, encoded by the coding sequence ATGACTAAATTTGTAACCACTTATTCTCTTCCTATATTACTTGAAGAAGGTAAAAAAACTAATACTCAGAGCGTAAATGATGTACCTTTGGCAGCTAATTACGATAAGATAAAAAATAATAATAAAACTTATTATATATATGAAAAGAATAGAAAATATTATGTAGAGAAACCCTATGAGTTTATCCATGAAATTACAAAAGAAACCTATGAAAAGCTTCATACACTGATTGTATCTGAAAATTATTATGAAAATATAAAAAATCAACTATCATTAGATTCAAAAAAATATTTTCTACAAAATACCATTGACAACTCCTGTATTCTAGACGGGGATGGTTTAGTAAACAAGGGCAGTGAATTGGCAAACAAATTTATATCTGACACTGAGAAAGGGAAAAAATCCTCCATCAAGATTATTCACCAAATGCCAGATAGTTATTCGAAAGAGATCCTGGATATAACGGAGGTAATGTATGACGGGGAAAACTATTATGGGGTTAAATATATTCCAACAGCTTATTATTCAGGAACTCCTGGTTTTTATTATAAATTTAGATTTAAATATATTAAAACCTTTGATATATCAATATATAAATTTGTGTATTTGTTAGAAGATAACAAAGTAACCTATGATGATATATATAAAAGAGGACTATCTAGAGACCCTAAAGACTGGGTAGACTATCATTTTCTCTATGCTGTTGAAAAATGA
- a CDS encoding reverse transcriptase N-terminal domain-containing protein, giving the protein MNFSNSTTDKTERLKNIKALANQWDSIDWAQVQNNVNRLQSRIDKATVKGAVKITCCRLGR; this is encoded by the coding sequence ATGAATTTTAGTAACTCAACGACGGATAAAACCGAGAGGCTAAAAAACATAAAAGCACTTGCAAATCAATGGGATTCCATTGACTGGGCACAAGTACAAAATAATGTTAATAGGCTACAATCCAGAATTGATAAGGCAACAGTAAAAGGTGCAGTTAAAATCACTTGTTGCCGCCTGGGAAGGTGA
- a CDS encoding triple tyrosine motif-containing protein has protein sequence MNELAISCDVKSPQEKKTKIIININNNLKEKLLYKYMVGYNGIWNTIKDFSEKEKIEWAPVQDGKYVLMVQAKKPDSSKSFDYVSRMDYVIGKVEEKLISNVCIDKDKLVLGDKLIVTVDTVKFPLMFRYLIRIEDEWEMIKDYSVDNMLSWVVKTEGKGEILVECKNIDSKNDFDDFKSVKFQVIPLKEVKITDFKCLTSEILENSELVFQVTSEHDEDRTILYKFFKVNSNREVECIQNYSTQRIVSYVETKSGDYKILCMAKDMYSINKFDDRAVLNFSVKKYSKIYIKNFTTDINYPQLCGTKVTLMADTIGGRELLYRYIIQGSYSREDSGYTICTSYVWESKMAGNYTITLMVKDKSFSGDYEAIEHLDYVIDEKSGEPVKIERVMLDKNKGILKNQNINVKVNASGGVELRYSFIIKRNGTEIKTIEYNKNSFMRFIPEENGNYELEVRVKDKYSDREYDCHSIMKIDVFDYIPAVIDYILYPVREYHLVGERIVINCITQDTKNVIMKYILSINNRKVEETDFVTGKSYAFIPKYSGTYKVEILARNIKSNKKFDCKREVTIGINEALPVTNTRITCDNANFFCNEPVVFTVHSEGGKDVVYEFYIMEKGDWNLVQSYSKKNYYTFIPFHKDEYKVLVLCKSQYNKDFYEDYNIFLFKVQ, from the coding sequence ATGAATGAACTGGCCATAAGCTGCGATGTGAAAAGTCCACAGGAGAAAAAGACAAAAATTATTATAAATATAAATAATAATTTAAAGGAAAAACTTTTATATAAGTATATGGTAGGATATAATGGAATATGGAATACTATAAAAGATTTTTCAGAGAAAGAAAAAATTGAATGGGCTCCAGTACAGGATGGAAAATATGTGTTAATGGTACAAGCTAAAAAACCAGATAGCAGTAAAAGCTTTGATTATGTATCTAGGATGGATTATGTAATAGGAAAAGTGGAAGAAAAATTGATAAGTAATGTTTGTATAGATAAAGACAAATTGGTATTAGGTGATAAGTTAATTGTAACCGTAGATACTGTTAAATTTCCACTTATGTTTAGATATTTGATAAGAATAGAGGATGAATGGGAAATGATAAAAGACTACTCAGTGGATAATATGCTTTCCTGGGTAGTTAAAACTGAAGGAAAAGGTGAAATATTAGTAGAGTGTAAAAATATTGATTCAAAAAACGATTTTGATGATTTTAAAAGTGTAAAGTTTCAGGTGATACCGTTGAAAGAAGTAAAAATAACAGATTTTAAATGCTTAACTTCCGAAATTTTAGAAAATTCCGAATTGGTTTTTCAAGTAACTTCTGAGCATGATGAAGATAGAACTATTCTCTATAAATTTTTTAAAGTTAATTCTAACAGGGAAGTGGAATGTATACAGAATTATTCCACCCAGAGAATAGTAAGTTATGTTGAAACTAAAAGTGGAGATTATAAGATTTTATGTATGGCTAAGGATATGTATTCTATTAATAAATTCGATGATAGAGCAGTATTAAATTTTAGTGTAAAAAAATATAGCAAAATCTATATAAAAAATTTTACCACAGACATTAACTATCCCCAGTTATGTGGAACAAAGGTTACTTTAATGGCAGATACCATAGGGGGAAGGGAACTTTTGTATAGATATATAATTCAGGGAAGTTATAGTAGAGAAGATTCAGGATATACTATTTGTACTAGTTATGTATGGGAAAGTAAAATGGCAGGAAATTATACCATAACTTTGATGGTTAAAGATAAATCTTTTTCAGGAGATTACGAAGCTATAGAACATTTAGATTATGTTATAGATGAAAAGAGTGGGGAGCCCGTTAAAATTGAGAGGGTTATGTTAGATAAAAATAAAGGTATATTGAAAAATCAAAATATTAATGTTAAGGTAAATGCTTCAGGAGGAGTAGAATTAAGGTATTCTTTTATTATAAAGAGGAATGGAACTGAAATAAAAACGATAGAATATAATAAAAATAGCTTTATGAGATTTATTCCGGAAGAGAATGGAAATTATGAATTGGAAGTCAGGGTGAAGGACAAATATTCTGATAGAGAATATGATTGTCATTCTATAATGAAAATAGATGTATTTGACTATATACCAGCAGTTATTGACTATATACTTTATCCTGTGAGAGAGTATCATTTAGTAGGTGAAAGGATTGTTATAAATTGTATAACTCAAGATACTAAAAATGTTATTATGAAATATATATTGAGTATAAATAACCGCAAAGTGGAAGAGACAGATTTTGTTACAGGAAAATCCTATGCTTTTATACCTAAATATAGCGGTACTTATAAGGTGGAAATTTTAGCAAGAAATATTAAAAGCAATAAAAAATTTGATTGTAAGAGGGAGGTAACTATTGGAATCAATGAAGCACTACCTGTGACCAATACGAGAATAACCTGTGATAATGCAAATTTCTTCTGCAACGAACCAGTTGTTTTCACTGTTCATAGTGAAGGGGGTAAAGATGTAGTATATGAGTTTTATATAATGGAAAAGGGAGACTGGAATTTAGTTCAAAGTTATAGTAAAAAAAATTATTATACTTTTATTCCTTTTCATAAAGATGAATATAAGGTACTGGTTTTGTGTAAAAGTCAGTATAATAAGGATTTTTATGAGGATTATAATATATTTTTATTTAAAGTACAGTAA
- a CDS encoding MerR family transcriptional regulator, producing MENNTINISDFKNVTYKIREVAKMLNTNTQTIKTYCSTFKTILNRSNISGKRGDFSGDDINKLKMIQYLSKQKHYKPQQIIEYFLYNDSTSLGSKKELEFIAETIYNLIKPEIENTIKNSIDTTIQKHSTNIRNDIKINRKEITGSMNKILSTNDSLINSMTETKNLIKNIEDNQNQYLSRMERKKQKNKWYNNLFKLSPKNK from the coding sequence ATGGAAAATAATACAATTAACATAAGTGATTTTAAAAATGTTACCTACAAAATTAGGGAAGTTGCTAAAATGTTAAATACCAATACTCAGACAATCAAGACTTACTGCTCAACTTTTAAAACCATATTAAATAGAAGTAATATTTCAGGTAAAAGGGGAGATTTTTCTGGAGACGATATTAACAAGTTAAAAATGATTCAATATTTATCAAAACAAAAGCATTATAAGCCTCAACAAATTATAGAATATTTCTTGTACAATGATTCTACTTCCTTGGGGAGTAAGAAAGAATTAGAATTTATAGCAGAAACAATATATAATTTAATTAAACCTGAAATAGAAAACACTATTAAGAATTCCATCGATACTACTATACAAAAACATAGTACTAATATAAGAAATGATATCAAAATTAATAGGAAAGAGATAACTGGAAGTATGAATAAAATATTAAGTACTAATGATTCTTTAATTAATTCTATGACAGAAACTAAAAATTTAATTAAAAATATTGAAGATAATCAAAATCAATATCTTAGCAGAATGGAACGAAAAAAGCAAAAAAATAAATGGTATAATAATTTATTTAAACTATCCCCAAAAAATAAATAG
- the rodA gene encoding rod shape-determining protein RodA: MMKKLAINRRFLRELDFTIIITVILIAVFGSLNIYSATRIYNEFSTFKSQIIWIIVGIILAYIILVIDYRTIHNYTNIIYWFGVFLLVLNRIPGIKVTVNGAASWIKIAGITFQPSEIAKIGIILILAQKLQKMGGNINNFKNFCILTLYAAIPIVLIVKQPDMGMTMICFFTVVGIYFSSGLNIKAMSTGLLIVSVSVFITWKFSIIDPYMKMRIISLFSPEKYEMSYSLQLIQSQIAIGSGGILGKGFLRGTQILGGYVPFASTDFIFSVVGEEWGFLGTVVLILFYAIILYRIMNISIKAKDIFGAIVCIGVASTMLFSIFQNIGMTIGLLPVTGITLPFMSYGGSSILTAFVSIALVLNIGMRRKKINF; the protein is encoded by the coding sequence ATGATGAAAAAATTGGCTATTAATAGAAGATTTTTAAGGGAATTGGATTTTACAATAATAATAACAGTAATTTTAATTGCTGTATTTGGAAGTTTAAATATATATAGTGCCACACGAATATATAATGAATTTTCTACTTTTAAAAGTCAGATTATATGGATAATTGTTGGTATTATACTTGCATATATCATACTTGTTATAGATTATAGAACAATACATAATTATACAAATATAATATATTGGTTTGGAGTGTTTTTGTTAGTTTTAAATCGTATTCCTGGTATCAAAGTTACAGTTAATGGAGCCGCATCATGGATAAAAATAGCGGGAATAACCTTCCAACCATCGGAAATTGCTAAAATAGGTATAATTTTAATACTTGCTCAAAAATTACAAAAAATGGGAGGAAATATAAATAATTTTAAAAATTTTTGTATACTAACTCTTTATGCAGCTATTCCAATAGTACTTATAGTAAAACAGCCTGATATGGGGATGACAATGATTTGCTTTTTTACAGTTGTTGGAATATATTTTTCCTCAGGGTTAAACATAAAAGCCATGAGCACAGGTTTACTGATTGTGTCTGTATCAGTATTTATAACATGGAAATTTTCTATTATAGATCCATATATGAAAATGAGGATTATATCATTATTTAGTCCTGAAAAATATGAGATGTCTTATTCGCTTCAACTTATACAATCACAGATAGCAATAGGCTCTGGAGGAATATTAGGTAAGGGATTCTTGAGGGGTACACAAATTTTAGGAGGATATGTTCCGTTTGCTTCTACAGATTTTATATTTTCTGTAGTTGGCGAAGAATGGGGCTTTTTAGGTACAGTAGTTTTAATTTTGTTTTATGCAATTATACTCTATAGAATAATGAATATATCTATAAAAGCCAAAGACATATTTGGAGCTATAGTATGTATAGGAGTTGCCTCAACTATGTTATTTTCTATATTTCAAAATATAGGAATGACAATAGGATTATTACCTGTAACGGGAATTACTCTTCCTTTTATGAGTTATGGGGGTAGTTCAATTCTAACAGCATTTGTCAGTATTGCACTAGTTTTAAATATAGGAATGCGGAGAAAAAAAATCAATTTTTAA
- the pulA gene encoding type I pullulanase, with protein sequence MKIINAYTNSFNKIILVSDKIFQFKSYRLNIKNGTEEISILSYSIVDDTIILNLSMDINIKYYCFIEYENIPYNVWYYPLYSTEEFNRKFFHNTPLGAIYTEEKTTFKLWSPPATCVKLVIYKKTSPDNFSIRHMIDMREYRGLWYTSVKGDLHETHYNYQVTLYDNSNIVVDPYATAVSINGLTGVVLNLKRTDPPMWHNDTCTVIKKYTDAIIYEVSLRDLSSHPSSGVSNSRKFLSLTEKNTKSPQGLSTCLDHILELGITHVQLMPIFDFSYKSVDERYADKDYNWGYDPQNYNAPEGSYATDAYHPLCRITELKKMIYCLHKNNIGINMDVVYNHIYHAWADNFQNIFPDYYFRFSQEEILCNGSGCGNDLASENLMVRKFIVDSVTFWAREYHIDGFRFDLMGLIDIDTMKLIEHELHKINKSIMIYGEGWDLNTSLSNHNKSTFDNAKYLNNIAFFNDKIRDCLKGNVFDLKDRGFIMGNMDQKQILEECIMSQYISPEQSINYASCHDNHTLWDRINLSCTDETIEEKKKMVKLCSTIILTCPGIPFIYSGEEFCRSKQGEFNSFNSPDYINSIDWNKKAEFIDVFNHYKKLIHMRKSHKLFKLYSIEILLNNLTFIKNTSKDILAFILKDSTGKDPWKQALIAVNAGKKDMYINIPDIKWKLILDSNHSKNENILLKDKLLVKGLSSYILYYGKN encoded by the coding sequence ATGAAAATAATAAATGCTTATACTAACTCTTTTAATAAGATAATTTTAGTATCAGATAAAATATTTCAATTTAAATCTTATAGGTTAAATATAAAAAATGGCACAGAAGAAATATCTATACTTAGTTATTCTATAGTTGACGATACTATAATCTTAAATCTAAGCATGGATATAAATATAAAATACTATTGTTTCATAGAATACGAAAATATTCCTTATAACGTATGGTACTATCCTCTATATTCTACAGAAGAATTCAATAGAAAATTTTTCCATAATACACCTTTAGGTGCCATATATACTGAAGAAAAGACTACCTTTAAACTCTGGTCCCCTCCGGCCACCTGTGTAAAGCTTGTAATATATAAAAAAACTTCTCCCGATAATTTTAGTATTAGACACATGATAGATATGAGGGAATATAGAGGACTTTGGTATACTTCCGTAAAAGGAGATTTACATGAAACCCACTATAATTATCAGGTAACTTTATATGATAATTCAAATATAGTAGTAGATCCTTATGCCACTGCAGTAAGTATAAATGGATTAACAGGAGTTGTATTAAACTTAAAAAGAACAGATCCTCCTATGTGGCATAATGACACTTGTACTGTTATTAAAAAATATACTGATGCAATAATATACGAAGTCAGCTTAAGGGATTTATCTTCTCATCCCAGCAGTGGAGTTTCAAACAGCAGAAAATTTTTATCCTTAACAGAAAAAAACACAAAATCCCCACAGGGTCTCAGTACCTGCTTAGATCACATACTGGAACTGGGCATTACCCATGTTCAGTTAATGCCTATATTTGATTTTAGTTACAAAAGTGTAGATGAAAGATATGCTGATAAAGATTACAATTGGGGGTATGATCCCCAGAATTATAACGCCCCTGAAGGAAGTTATGCCACAGATGCCTACCATCCTCTATGCAGAATAACAGAACTTAAAAAAATGATCTACTGCCTTCACAAAAATAATATAGGAATAAATATGGACGTAGTTTATAATCATATTTATCATGCCTGGGCAGATAACTTCCAAAATATATTCCCGGACTATTATTTTAGATTTTCACAGGAAGAGATACTTTGCAATGGAAGTGGATGTGGAAATGATCTGGCTTCTGAAAACCTAATGGTAAGAAAATTTATAGTAGACTCTGTAACATTTTGGGCTAGAGAATATCATATAGATGGATTTAGATTTGATCTTATGGGGCTTATAGATATAGATACCATGAAATTAATAGAACACGAACTTCATAAAATAAATAAATCCATAATGATCTATGGTGAAGGTTGGGATTTGAATACCTCACTTTCAAATCATAATAAATCTACTTTTGATAACGCAAAATATTTAAATAATATAGCCTTTTTTAACGATAAAATAAGAGATTGTTTAAAAGGTAATGTATTTGATTTGAAAGACAGAGGTTTTATAATGGGAAATATGGATCAAAAACAAATATTGGAAGAATGTATAATGTCACAATATATTTCCCCTGAGCAATCTATAAATTACGCCAGCTGCCATGATAACCACACTTTATGGGATAGAATAAATTTGAGCTGTACTGATGAAACCATAGAAGAAAAAAAGAAAATGGTAAAATTGTGTTCAACTATAATTTTAACTTGTCCTGGCATCCCATTTATATATTCAGGAGAAGAATTTTGCAGAAGCAAACAAGGGGAATTCAACAGCTTCAACAGTCCAGATTATATAAATTCCATTGATTGGAATAAAAAAGCTGAATTTATAGATGTGTTTAATCACTATAAAAAGTTAATTCATATGAGAAAATCTCATAAGCTATTTAAATTATACTCCATAGAAATTTTATTAAATAACTTAACCTTTATAAAAAATACTTCTAAAGATATTCTTGCCTTCATATTAAAAGACAGTACAGGAAAAGATCCCTGGAAACAAGCTCTCATAGCGGTTAATGCAGGAAAAAAAGATATGTATATAAATATTCCTGATATAAAATGGAAATTAATTTTAGACAGTAATCACAGTAAAAATGAAAATATACTTTTGAAAGATAAACTTCTAGTAAAAGGACTGTCTTCTTATATATTATACTATGGAAAGAATTAG
- a CDS encoding YaiI/YqxD family protein has protein sequence MIIIVDGDACPGKYIIENTAREKGIEVVIYCDTNHILKSNYSTVVTVDSGFQSVDMMIINKVKSGDIVVSQDYGVAAMALGKKAYAINPKGYIYHDGNMDKLLFERYISSKVRRTGGKTSNPKKRTKEDDKRLRKNLLQLISNGKIYKGEDW, from the coding sequence ATGATAATAATAGTAGATGGGGATGCTTGTCCTGGAAAATATATAATAGAAAATACAGCAAGAGAAAAGGGTATAGAAGTAGTGATATACTGTGATACAAATCATATTTTAAAAAGTAATTATAGTACTGTAGTTACTGTTGATAGTGGTTTTCAAAGTGTAGATATGATGATTATAAATAAAGTTAAAAGTGGAGATATAGTGGTAAGTCAAGATTATGGGGTTGCAGCCATGGCATTAGGTAAAAAAGCCTATGCAATAAATCCTAAAGGATATATATATCATGATGGTAACATGGATAAGCTTTTATTTGAAAGGTATATATCTTCAAAAGTTAGAAGGACAGGTGGAAAAACTTCAAATCCTAAAAAAAGGACAAAAGAAGATGACAAAAGACTTAGAAAAAATTTGCTTCAATTGATCTCAAATGGCAAAATTTATAAGGGGGAGGATTGGTAG